The following coding sequences are from one Pirellulales bacterium window:
- a CDS encoding ISAs1 family transposase, whose amino-acid sequence LRRTALSLLKNNSKKLGVKNKRLSAGWNENYMLEVLLGP is encoded by the coding sequence CTGCGTCGCACCGCGCTGAGCCTACTCAAGAACAATTCCAAAAAGCTGGGCGTCAAGAACAAACGCCTCAGCGCCGGCTGGAACGAGAACTACATGCTCGAAGTCCTACTCGGACCGTGA